A region of Sphingomonas crusticola DNA encodes the following proteins:
- a CDS encoding TonB-dependent receptor, translating to MNWKSLLRVSASPMVLLAAMAPSAARAQAANPPQEAPKPDAATDQSINPAAPAPASQANVADANGEIVVTGLRRSLQSAQAIKRTSDGIVDAVVAEDIGKLPDTFASSALQRIPGVGVTRGGGESAGVTVRGLPDLTTTYNGRQIFTAEGRYVQIQDFPAGTVAALEVYKSGTANQIEGGIAGEVNVRGRRPFDFRGFEVSGSLNGVYWDQSDKKSWNGNLLVSDRWTTGIGEMGLLLNVSYVGINFLDSTREQSLVIATTDANNAPTAQRGLRFPDAQGNFLGYGDRYRPSANAAFQWKPTPELEIYADGLYQGFRSKDYNRWLFVPIFGGITLSDVTTIPGTNQVSTATVSGAVRPEGYTGSFNGKTDTYQAGGGAVWTRDRLKISADIAYTDSQYTANLVNVDYAAARSPVRKVAFDVSDDGGPSQTFVDFDLKDPANFISRGLYQELLIVNGKDWQSRADLTYDFGTGFLKRLDFGVRYDDRDAGRDFGNFYVNNEGAGIPLTTLPGAVVKATLPGFDFNNAQPNRTYAALTRNSIRNNLVALRSFFGTPAGLPAFNPTDNFRANEKSYAGYAQLKYGFDLGDTVIDGLVGLRAVKTKTRISGFSRIDAGGGVITNPAITARNEYTDYLPNVSARVAFTDKLQLRLAYTQTRTRPSFFDLRPNLTLGQPVILAPGDPCLVNATTADCVERLRRGGSAGNPDLRPLTSDNYDVSLEYYFSRTGSVTAAIFRHNADGFVATNPDRSAPGLRIDRPYNLGKTRLQGAEMSFVSFLDLDGLPEWAKGFGIQANGTYIQSKEDLNPGSRPFNGVSKWAYNVIALYERPSFSARLAYNYRSKFVTAYTFEALDPFNHGITERGRGQLDGSVTVTPVPNITVAFDVVNLLGNPLRRYRPYDTGDIYARQIIYLERTYSLGIRFRF from the coding sequence ATGAACTGGAAATCGCTGTTGCGCGTGTCGGCTTCGCCAATGGTTCTGCTGGCGGCCATGGCGCCATCGGCCGCGCGGGCCCAGGCCGCCAATCCGCCTCAGGAAGCCCCCAAGCCGGACGCCGCGACCGATCAGAGCATCAATCCGGCTGCGCCCGCGCCCGCCTCGCAGGCCAATGTCGCGGACGCGAACGGGGAGATCGTCGTCACCGGTTTGCGCCGCAGCCTCCAATCGGCGCAGGCGATCAAGCGGACGTCCGACGGCATCGTCGACGCTGTCGTCGCCGAGGATATCGGCAAGCTGCCGGATACTTTCGCCTCATCCGCGCTGCAGCGTATCCCTGGCGTGGGCGTGACGCGCGGCGGGGGCGAGTCGGCCGGCGTAACGGTGCGCGGTCTCCCCGATCTCACCACGACCTATAACGGGCGTCAGATTTTCACCGCGGAGGGCCGCTACGTCCAAATTCAGGACTTCCCGGCCGGCACGGTCGCCGCGCTGGAGGTCTACAAGTCGGGCACGGCCAACCAGATCGAAGGCGGCATCGCGGGCGAGGTGAACGTGCGCGGCCGCAGGCCGTTCGACTTCAGGGGCTTCGAAGTGTCGGGCTCGTTGAACGGCGTTTACTGGGACCAGTCGGACAAGAAATCGTGGAACGGCAATCTGCTTGTCAGCGATCGCTGGACGACGGGGATCGGCGAAATGGGCCTGCTGCTCAACGTCAGCTACGTGGGCATCAACTTCCTCGATTCCACCCGCGAACAGTCTTTGGTGATCGCCACGACGGACGCCAACAATGCGCCTACCGCGCAGCGGGGCCTGCGCTTCCCCGACGCCCAGGGCAACTTCCTGGGCTATGGCGACCGTTATCGCCCGTCGGCCAACGCCGCCTTCCAATGGAAACCGACGCCTGAGCTCGAAATCTATGCCGACGGGCTTTACCAGGGATTCCGTTCGAAAGATTATAACCGCTGGCTGTTCGTGCCGATCTTCGGCGGCATCACACTTTCGGACGTGACGACGATCCCGGGCACCAACCAGGTCTCCACCGCGACCGTGAGCGGCGCGGTCCGGCCGGAGGGCTATACCGGCTCGTTCAACGGCAAGACCGACACGTACCAGGCCGGCGGCGGCGCGGTCTGGACGCGGGACCGGCTGAAGATTTCAGCCGACATCGCCTATACCGACAGCCAATATACCGCCAATCTCGTCAACGTCGATTATGCCGCCGCGCGTTCGCCCGTGCGCAAGGTCGCGTTCGATGTTTCGGACGACGGCGGGCCGAGCCAGACCTTCGTCGACTTCGACCTCAAGGACCCCGCCAATTTCATCAGCCGTGGCCTCTATCAGGAGCTGTTGATCGTAAACGGCAAGGATTGGCAGTCGCGTGCCGACCTGACTTACGATTTCGGTACCGGCTTCCTGAAGCGGCTCGACTTCGGCGTCCGCTACGACGATCGTGACGCGGGCCGCGACTTCGGCAACTTCTACGTCAACAATGAAGGTGCCGGCATCCCGCTGACCACGCTTCCGGGAGCGGTCGTCAAGGCGACGCTTCCGGGCTTCGACTTCAACAATGCGCAGCCGAACCGCACCTATGCCGCGCTCACGCGCAACAGCATCCGCAATAACCTGGTCGCGCTGCGCAGCTTCTTCGGGACGCCCGCAGGTCTGCCTGCGTTCAACCCCACCGACAATTTCCGCGCCAATGAGAAATCCTACGCCGGCTATGCGCAGCTTAAATATGGCTTCGACCTGGGCGATACGGTCATCGATGGGCTCGTCGGCCTGCGCGCCGTCAAGACCAAGACGCGGATTTCCGGTTTCTCGCGGATCGACGCGGGCGGCGGCGTGATCACCAACCCGGCAATCACCGCCCGCAACGAATATACCGATTATCTGCCCAACGTCAGCGCGCGCGTGGCGTTCACCGACAAGCTGCAGCTGCGGCTCGCCTACACTCAGACGCGGACCCGGCCGAGCTTCTTCGATCTTCGGCCGAACCTGACGCTGGGCCAGCCGGTGATCCTCGCCCCCGGCGACCCCTGCCTCGTCAATGCGACCACGGCCGACTGCGTGGAACGCCTGCGCCGCGGCGGTTCGGCCGGCAACCCGGATCTGAGGCCGCTCACCTCGGACAATTACGATGTGAGCCTGGAATATTATTTCTCGCGGACGGGCTCGGTCACTGCGGCGATCTTCCGGCACAATGCCGACGGCTTCGTTGCGACGAACCCCGATCGCTCCGCCCCCGGCCTGCGCATCGATCGACCCTATAATCTCGGCAAGACCCGGTTGCAGGGCGCGGAGATGTCGTTCGTGAGCTTCCTCGACCTGGACGGGCTGCCCGAGTGGGCAAAGGGCTTCGGCATCCAGGCCAACGGCACCTACATCCAGTCCAAGGAAGATCTCAATCCGGGCTCCCGCCCCTTCAACGGCGTTTCGAAATGGGCCTACAACGTCATCGCGCTGTACGAGCGGCCGTCCTTCTCCGCGCGGCTCGCTTATAATTACCGCTCCAAATTCGTGACCGCCTACACGTTCGAAGCGCTCGACCCGTTCAACCACGGCATCACCGAGCGCGGCCGCGGGCAGCTCGACGGCTCGGTCACGGTTACGCCGGTCCCGAACATCACCGTCGCGTTCGACGTGGTGAACCTGCTCGGCAACCCGCTGCGGCGTTACCGTCCATACGACACCGGCGACATCTACGCGCGCCAGATCATCTACCTCGAGCGGACCTACTCGCTCGGCATACGGTTCCGCTTCTGA